One window of the Nicotiana tabacum cultivar K326 chromosome 4, ASM71507v2, whole genome shotgun sequence genome contains the following:
- the LOC142180360 gene encoding uncharacterized protein LOC142180360: protein MALRTYMLEIESARRAETRAEIFLKMAEKYRRYRNKCREMHMQLRVSGDSRSLREELEKKDEDLMQSIRRYGELEGLIRVKDEELEVGKCVAAECEALQARVSSLRAELERNEARVALLSEEWDEKVADLKRNVAELERAESARIAAAARAAQLEDTVRVLRSEREAERGTTAMKEARLEERIGELERDASSLVDKVAALDAEKARLLARNSQEVALTIVPCHLYETWVHAEAQRDIYKDLWMAGRVPEALFEDARVKVHEARLVCSYIPRRRRCRN, encoded by the exons ATGGCTTTAAGG accTACATGCTGGAGATTGAGAGTGCCCGTCGGGCCGAGACGCGGGCTGAGATCTTTCTGAAGATGGCCGAGAAATACCGCCGATACCGCAACAAGTGTAGGGAGATGCATATGCAGCTCAGAGTGAGTGGTGATAGTCGGTCCCTTAGAGAAGAGCTGGAGAAGAAGGATGAGGACCTGATGCAGTCTATCCGTAGGTATGGTGAGCTCGAGGGGTTGATTAGAGTCAAGGATGAGGAGCTCGAGGTGGGAAAGTGCGTCGCGGCCGAGTGCGAGGCCCTTCAGGCGAGGGTGTCATCGTTGCGAGCTGAGCTCGAGCGAAATGAGGCCAGGGTTGCTCTATTGAGCGAAGAGTGGGACGAAAAGGTCGCCGActtgaagaggaatgtggcggagCTAGAGAGGGCTGAGAGTGCCCGTATCGCGGCTGCAGCGAGGGCGGCCCAGCTGGAGGACACAGTGCGAGTCCTTAGGTCTGAGCGGGAGGCCGAGAGGGGGACGACCGCTATGAAGGAGGCCAGGCTCGAAGAGCGGATAGGTGAGCTCGAGCGGGATGCCTCGAGTTTGGTTGATAAAGTGGCGGCCTTGGATGCTGAGAAAGCTCGGCTTTTGGCTCGGAACTCACAAGAAGTTGCCCTTACTATCGTTCCTTGTCACTTATATGAGACGTGGGTTCATGCCGAGGCCCAGCGAGACATTTACAAAGATTTGTGGATGGCGGGGCGTGTTCCTGAGGCTCTCTTTGAGGATGCTCGCGTGAAGGTGCATGAGGCTCGGCTTGTTTGCAGCTATATCCCGCGACGCCGGAGGTGCCGAAATTGA